Within the Cryptococcus neoformans var. neoformans B-3501A chromosome 1, whole genome shotgun sequence genome, the region GAGTTTGCTTTCTTGAAAAAGTTCTGATCAAGCAGTGTACGGAAGACGTCTCTGGCTGAACTAATGTAAGCTTCTATTAATTATAATGTACATCACTCACACTGCTTATCAATCTCGGAATCACTCATGCCTTTGAGCGTCCGAAGCATGGTTTTGCGCAGTGTTGCTTTGAGGGCGAATGTTACAGCCATTTtgtcttgttcttcttgtctcccAGTGACACTGGGTTCCGGGTTGCTCATTAGGCACTCCAAAATGAAAGTGTCAGGAGGGGTAATGGTCCGATACTGGCCAAGATCTTAGTATCTGTGGACCTTATTGGTTTGTGGAAATAGCATGGTGATGGGGAGATGGGGCCGGAGAGGATTAGAAAGTGATGATGTGGGGACTTGAGGTGCGGCGACTTCCGGTGGTTGAGctggatggagaagatgttttAGAAGTTATTTAGTATCTTCCGTTTTTCCGAATTGTTTTTCGTCGAGATTCTTGGCGCAGAGCGTGACGATGGAGCCTCCACCGCTGCCCCGGACGCTCGTGCTAGACTACTATGATTCATGTGAGTAGTACATGGTGGAGCATGTGGCGCCGGCTCACTTCCGCAGACACCAACAACCTGGTCACCCTGCTCACCCGCACCTACGCGGACGCCGACGTGCTGGAAAAACTCGTGGTGGTGAAAGCGGACGAGTACACGTGGTGAGGCCCCGCCCCCTTCTCCAGCCTCTGACCGCTTCTAATGCCGTGTAGGGACGAGTTTCAGCGCCTTGTCCTCCCCAACATCGATTGTGTCATTCTCTCCCCCGGGCCAGGCCGCCCTGATAACCCAGCAGTGAGCGACCTCTCCGTCCTCCGCCCTTATCCCTAACCATCCCGCAGGACATAGGTTTTGCTCTCCAGCTGCTGCGTCTACATCCGCTCCCAATCCTCGGAGTCTGCCTCGGTCATCAAGCGATCGGCGTAGCCTTTGGTGGGAAGGTATCTACCAGGTTGTCCCCATATATGTGACCTTACTAACGCCCTGTAAAGATCATTAACACTCCCAAAATTACCCACGGGCATGTCATTCCTGTCGCTCCGGTACAACCTCCCATTGGGCTCTTCGCCTCTCCTTTGTGGAAAGCTGGTGGTGAAACCCAGTTTGATGTGGTCGTTTACAATAGTTTAACAGTAGACCCGATGAGTATGTCAGATCACTCCTCTTCTAATCGATATACCTTGCTGATATCTCGATATCTCTAGCTCTTCCTCAGGATCTTGAGGTGACAGCATGGTCCATTCCTTCACCTGATCGACCAGCTAGTATCCAAGGACTGAGGCATCGACTATACCCCATATGGGGTGTACAATACCATCCAGAGGTAAGCTTTCGGTCGTCGAAGTGATACCATCACTTATAACACTTACAGTCAATCTCTTCTACCTGTGGCTCATCGCTACtcgtttcttttttggaCGAGGTCCACAAAATCAATAATCAACCTAAGTCCTACCCTaaccttcttccctcgaTCGTCTCTTCCTGCGCATATCGTGTTGTCAAGGTTGGATCAAAAACCGCATCCCATGACCCATCACTCACTACGTTagtctcttcatcaaagctCGAGAAAGTGAGCAAGGCGTTTGATGGATTGGGCAGAGGTTTAACCACGGAGGATGTATTCCAGCGTCTCGTGAGGGAGCCGCCAAGAAAAATGGAGAAAGCTGTAGCAGAGATATGGCTTGACGGGCAGACAGTAGGTCTTCATAACCCCTCCAAGCAATGGATTTTCATTGACTTTTTGCAGCCTACTCGCCCAACTACTTCTTCACTCGCTTCCCcgtctttccttctcacaTACTCTCTCACCACTCGTACTGTCACACTTCACCGAGCGGGATCCACTCCTAGcattctccctctctctgAAGATATCACCTTTTGGGAGTGGTTCTCCGCCGGGCAAGACGCCATAACCCGTAATCTCCATTCTGCCATAGAACCACGAATAAGCGgctggagaggaggttgggtAGGCTGGTTTGCGTatgagatgaaggaggagagccTTACGGGTTATCGAAGACGGAAAAGgggagagggcgaggaaaAGGTAGATGCCTGTTGGGGATGGACGGATCGATTCTTAGAAAGAACCCCCAAGGGAGAATGGGTAGCGAGGGGTGTGGTCAGACAAGATGCAGATCAACTCAGTGGGATCGAAGGTTGTGACATGTTGCGCTGGTTGCAAAAGGAAGGCATCATCCTCGGAGCCACCCAGGATGAATGGGAAAACTACGTTCAATCTGTGTCAAACGTCCTCGACGCTAGGGGTGAATCGTTCACATCCTCCCCCTTACCCAGGTTCCATCCCTCCAGCTCAAGCGACGCCTATCAAAAACAAATTGACTCATGTCGCGAGGCCATTCGCCAAGGGGAGAGTTACGAGCTTACCCTCAccacttccttttcctccaccccttcatctttcgATCCTTTCGCTCTGTACTTGCACCTTCGGAAATTCAACCCCGCCTATTACTCTACCTATATGAGCTTCCCCGCcctctcaacctcttcattACATGGCAGCTCAGGAACACAGGGTatcaccatcctctcaaGTTCTCCTGAACGGTTCTTGAAAATCAACTCCTCCAGACAAGTGGAGATGATGCCCATCAAGGGAACGAGAGCGAGAGTCAAGGAAGACCAATGTATATGTCGACCTGGCATCGGGTGTGGGGGAGAAAACCCAGGCTCGGTGGAATGCAAacaggaagggagaagggaggatgagcgaagagggagagaattggttgaagatgtcaaAGAACGGGCAGAAAACCTCATGGTCAGTCAAATCCCCTCTTGTCCTCAGCTTTACAAAAGGAAAATACTAATATAAAGTGATTTTGTTGTTCAGATTGTTGATCTTATCCGATCCGATTTACTCTCATGTTGTATCCCGTCAACAGTCACCGTTCCAAAACTTATCGCTCTTGAATCCTATGGGGTGCATAACCTAGTGACAACAGTGCAAGGCACGTTGGCAGATAATG harbors:
- a CDS encoding hypothetical protein (HMMPfam hit to Chorismate_bind, chorismate binding enzyme, score: 203.2, E(): 4.8e-58; HMMPfam hit to GATase, Glutamine amidotransferase class-I, score: 131.0, E(): 2.7e-36); the encoded protein is MEPPPLPRTLVLDYYDSYTNNLVTLLTRTYADADVLEKLVVVKADEYTWDEFQRLVLPNIDCVILSPGPGRPDNPADIGFALQLLRLHPLPILGVCLGHQAIGVAFGGKIINTPKITHGHVIPVAPVQPPIGLFASPLWKAGGETQFDVVVYNSLTVDPMTLPQDLEVTAWSIPSPDRPASIQGLRHRLYPIWGVQYHPESISSTCGSSLLVSFLDEVHKINNQPKSYPNLLPSIVSSCAYRVVKVGSKTASHDPSLTTLVSSSKLEKVSKAFDGLGRGLTTEDVFQRLVREPPRKMEKAVAEIWLDGQTPTRPTTSSLASPSFLLTYSLTTRTVTLHRAGSTPSILPLSEDITFWEWFSAGQDAITRNLHSAIEPRISGWRGGWVGWFAYEMKEESLTGYRRRKRGEGEEKVDACWGWTDRFLERTPKGEWVARGVVRQDADQLSGIEGCDMLRWLQKEGIILGATQDEWENYVQSVSNVLDARGESFTSSPLPRFHPSSSSDAYQKQIDSCREAIRQGESYELTLTTSFSSTPSSFDPFALYLHLRKFNPAYYSTYMSFPALSTSSLHGSSGTQGITILSSSPERFLKINSSRQVEMMPIKGTRARVKEDQCICRPGIGCGGENPGSVECKQEGRREDERRGRELVEDVKERAENLMIVDLIRSDLLSCCIPSTVTVPKLIALESYGVHNLVTTVQGTLADNVGSVEAVKRCFPPGSMTGAPKLRSVQLLDEFENHQRRGVYSGALGYFSVDGVTDLSVVIRTIVVEDNRLSIGAGGAITWLSDREKEWDEVLTKVKSVVGRIEDGE